The DNA window AAAACAGACGGCTCTGATACCAGGGCTAATCAATAATGCTAAAATAGAAAAACCACATTTTATTCTGGATGCAAATAAACTATACAAAATCGGCggatgggttccccccccccttactgggAAAAAAAAGTCAGCAGAAACATTTCACAGGACTTCTGtgttaaacaagaaaaaaattccCTCAACAAAACcctcttttcttttgctgttttacCAGCTTCGGGTTTTGTNNNNNNNNNNNNNNNNNNNNNNNNNNNNNNNNNNNNNNNNNNNNNNNNNNNNNNNNNNNNNNNNNNNNNNNNNNNNNNNNNNNNCCGGCGAGACCTCGGAGTCCAAGCTCCCTTGCTGAGCTCGGCAAAACTTCCCGGGGAGCTTCACGGGCAGGTCCAGCTTGGCGGCCAAGTTGGTCGCTTCCTCGAACCAGAATTCGTGGTAGACCTCAATGTTCTCCATCACTTCGTTCAGGGAGTGCAGCACGGCGGTTAGGCTGCTGGCCGCAAAGAAGACGTCCGACGTCTGGCCCTGGAGGTTCTTGCCGAAGGCCCTCGTGAACGAGAGAATGTTCTTGATGATCACGACGGTGACCACAAAGTCAAAGTCGGCCAGCACGCTCGACAGGATGTGAGCTCGGCCGGCGATCAAGGTGTTCCATCGGCTGGACGACTCGTTGATGCCGTCCAAGCACAGCACGACGGCTTGCATGAGGTCGACTATGATCTCAAAGGTGTCGTGCCTGCCTGTCCAGTGGGAGCGGACAACGTCCTTTagctccttccctctttcctcgcTATTCTGGAAGAGAATGGAAATGACGTTGTCCAAATCGGCTAGCACCTGCGACTGGTGGAAGAACGAGCAAACCTCTTCTATCGTCCCAAGTGCAATGGAAATGCCCAAGACCGGAACAGACTTAGCTAGCCATATGTTCAAGGCACAGGAAGAGGACAGCGTATACACAGCGTAGGGGTACTTCTCCAAAATTCTCGTGGCCACCGTCTTCATCTTGGAAGCAAACCCGCTGGAGACGATGTAGGCCTGGCCTCGGCAATACTCCATGTTCAGCCCCCACTGTTCAATGATGGTGGTGTGCAATTTGACAGCCAGGACGTCGGGATCCGCCTGGTACGGCACAAACCCGATGAACTCCTCCCGCAGGTTGTGAGAGTCGTCGACGAACCGGACCAGCACGGGCAAGTGGTCCTCTCCGGCGAGATCCACGACCTCCTCCGTGACGATGGAGAAGAAATGAGACTCTCGGACTTCCCGGAGCGTCTCCTCCCGCACGCAGCTCTCGCAGATCTCCAGCATCTGCTTCTGCTGAGATTGCGAGCAATAGGACAGGTTCACCGCCGTGGTCTCAAACCGCTTCCTCAAAACCTCGTCGCCGGAGTTTATTCTGAAGTCCAAAAGAGCCTGGACGTTGTCGGGGGTGAAAATTCCTTCCGGCACCTCGTCGGCTCCGTGGCCGTCCAGAGGAATGTTCTGTTTCCCCATCAGGATCAGGATTTCAAACAGTGACTTTAGATAATCTTTGTTCTCCCGCTCTTCTTGGGTCAGGGGGACGTTGTCTCTCACGGGCTCGTCGCCTCCTTCCTCGGAAGCCGGATTCTGGAGCTCGTTGTCACCAGACTCCGGGTTGGCCTTTTCTTGCTCGTAAGGTTCATCAGCtggaagagagaagggggggaaaggtagccaaacagtaataaaaaatccCGGGCAATACTTTCCCTACTGCCGATTGTTAAGCCTCAAAGAAAAACTTGCTGACAGCGGACAGAATTCATGGAGAAATTTCACTGCGAGATCTGAGAACGGGAAACAACCACCCCACGAGGTAGGCTATGCTGAAGGTGcatggctgacccaaggtcatccagggagATTCCAAAGCAGATgcaacctgggtcttccagatgccagtctgaaactctaaccactatacacccTGGCCTTTGTGGGGTGGCTGGCTGCTGAACAGCGGCAAGTAGCCAGGTCTGGGTGAGTTGTGCAAATCAGGTAGTATCAAGTGGCCAAAAATGGCTGTCagagtttaccttcagtcacacagtgcagaTCCGTGTGCTGTGTTAGCTGccaggacatttcgagaggcataagaacaaaccaattgccgagcgttgtcctccctgattgtaaccattattgtattttgaaaaaccctgacctgcctttccgTGAAGTTTAAcaaggccagttggttaattatctagaatctggctagctgttatatttatattagattacattgccgtgccgttctaacttgtgtttatatatattattccaatgggagaatgtaaacaatttttccaaaacatttggttactgtttgtaaaattataaaattattttggttacttaaaagtaaattgctactccagtgggagaactaattttttgaagtcattattgtagcctgtttgTACAAGTTTTCTACATTTTCACTTTCGTGTtagctgccaaagcaatatttttaatatcGCACAGCCAATCAAGAttccaatgaccaatcagaagcctgccTGGGCAAAAACCCCATCTagtcccgcccactttctaaacacCTGGCAGGCTCTAGGAGAAGTGTTAGCAGGTGACATGGGGCCCACGGCCACCACGTTGGGGCCCCGTTCGCTAATCTCTCCAGCCTGAAACCAAGCACTTTTCAAGTCTCCATCAACTTGAACAGATGTTGCCCAGTTCATGAAACTAAAAAAACAGAGGTAATACAGCCTCGGGCAGAACTCCAGATTCAGGTGAATTTGGTACACCTCGGCTGAACCCTGCCCACCCCTGACGGAACCCTGCCTGACCCTGGGACGGAAGAGAACCCCTAAACAATCAAAACTGAAAGGGAGTCCCCTCTAAGTGGCAGCTGATCGTCAACAGGTTAACCACTTACTCTTCTGCTGCTTGAGCGATCTTATTTCCTCTTCACTCTGGGGGAAGAAAAACAACGCTCAGTGAGCCCACTTGGTAAGGCCCTATGTAACAGTAGGTAGCTTTAAACGCTGAAAAGTTTCTCTTGTGAGAGAAAACTTTTGTAAGGAGCAGAAAATCTGACTTACCAGCTCTTTGATTCTCTTTCTGTGCCGGCTGTGCGGGTTATTTAGATGGCTCGTCAGGTCAAATATGGTGGGTACAGCGTTGTCTCGCAAAACTGTCCTGTACGGACTCTGCAAAAGAGAAGAGAGGCCTTTAGTGTCAGGCCCGCCTTAGCAGGGAAACTATCGCCTTCTGAGGAGGAGATTCTCCTGCATCAGTTTATCTGCACTGTAGTTAACAGCGAAACAAAACCATATTTATTCATTAAGTCatctatatcctgcctttccttatggttcaaggtggcttacggcACCTTGAACCAAAAAGAATAAAAACCCAAAATCTTCCTCCCTGCCGCTTAAGATGCCTCCATTGAAACCTGGGAACACACAGTAGAAAGTGTAAATACACGACAGGATCCTGTGTGAATGGCCAATAACCTGGCAAAAATTTCAACATAAGGTATAATTAAAAAATATCTTAAACCTGCGTAGTGGCGCTTTAATTCTTCCACCTGCTTCAACCACATCACTTCAGACACGAATTCATTAGCTGACATTGATATATTGACTCGATACAGACAGAAATTCAACTTGCTTCCAGCTGATATTGCCATAGTCCAAGCAGTTGATTCAACTTGCTTTCAGTCACTAGCTTAGATTAAAACCAGCAGAAATTCAATGTGTTTTGATTGATATATCTGGCATAATATTTGCAGAAGTTCAACTCGCTTCCAGACAACACTGGCACAGTATAGGCGGACACAGGCCAGGCAGAAATCCAATTCATTTTCAGCCAGACAGGGTCCTGTTTTGTATTTGCCGTTCAAATCCTTCAAAAGTCCTGGCAAACAGGAAGGCCTTGAAGCCTCTTGAAGATTTCCAAGGAGTGCCCCCTCCTTCATTCCTTCAAGGAGCCATTCCACAGAAATGGAGCCACAGCAGAAAAGGTCCCGGcctctggtcaatgccagatgGGTCACCCTAAGTGGTGGAATAGCCAACAAATGGCTACCTAATTGCCATGGTTGGCACACAGGGACAAACAGGAGGAGACGGACTCTCAATACCAAACACTGCTCATGTTTAAATCTGCTTTTCTTAAGTTTTGTAAAAATTATGCCAAGGGAGAAAGATTCTCAAGTGTATCATGGTCATTTTTGATTccaaggagcagaagtggcataggaggttaagagctcgtgtatctaatctggaggaacccggtttgattcccagctctgccgcctgagctgtggtggcttatctggggaattcagattagcctgtgcactcccacacatgccagctgggtgaccttgggctagtcacagcttctcggagctctctcagccccacctacatcacagggtatttgttgtgagggggggaagggcaaggagattgtaagcccctttgagtctcctgcaggagagaaaggggggatataaatccaaactcttcttcttctccatacaCAAATATCGGTCTACTTATTCCATTCGACTTCATGCCTCATATTTCTTATGTCATTGCAGACTTCGAGAAGTCTTAGATATTCACTGTCTGATTGCAAGTTTGCAACACGGCTTCTTCATGAGAAGACTGATACAAAATATGAGATATTGGCAGATGCAAACGCGTGACGTCGTTGGTATTAATCTGAATTTTTAGCTGGTGATAAGCTGGGACGTGTAAAACATTTGCACAGCTAAAGAAAGCAAAAGCAGAAATGCACGTGGTGCTCTGGATTAACATATGTTGTTCTTGACAAACTAGTTAAGTGACAAATACTCGTCATACTGTCAGGCAATAGATTACTGTGTCATATATTAATTGCATATTTGGTTTTTTTGGCCATTCACAAATAGAAGAGCTGGTTTTGTACGtggcttttctctatctttaaggagtctcaaagcagcttaaaatcacctaggtgggggctgagagagttctgagagttctgtgactagcccaagatcacaaagcaggcttcatgtggaggagcagggaaacaaatccagttctccagaccgGAGCCTAtcactcttacccactacaccatgcgttAGAGAAGCTATTTTTGTCGGGCAGCGTTGCTTACTGTTGactatgttttattattattataacaacATCTCCCAGGGCTCCAAGTTTGTTTCCAAGGTGCTGGCCGGGATTTTCAAAACCCTATATGGCTTGTTTCCTCACTTCTAAACATAAAGCCAAGGGTGCCCTAACAAGATgtcaggagaggagaggggaagaagtttgtaagctgttttgagactgcttatagttgagaaaagcggggtataaatccacacccTTCTTCTTTGGTACCTGTAGTCGtaccacgtggtcagcgcaagaacgagacgagacgcggagataacatctggtggagatcgccagcagcgggagcgcgggggtccgtgttcctagcgaatctcccgcatgctagttcctggcaccttttattatcattccaatgggggcgtgtaggagggcggaacggggggaagtccgggagagcgggagaccgggaggtcatcatgtgatgtatgatctcacctggctacgtgcagagaggagcgtacgcgtccgAGCCTAATCCTTACCTGGGGGCAGAGCTATTGTCCCTGCACCCGgcgactgagccagacagttcatgacccgtgactcatgggggaatgaggagtgggggtgcggtgcgaccagaagggcCGCAGGAGCGGGGTTTGCCGCGCGCTTCTACTACGgtcctgctgggtcagcagtgcatcactacaggtACCAATGTATCTGAAATACGCCCTAGTCTCTTATGAACCTTCCTGACCACTACCGCCACCTCTGGAAGCCCTGCTTCCTGTGCCTCCCAACCCAGGAAACGGGCCTTCTCCGttgtggcaccaaagct is part of the Sphaerodactylus townsendi isolate TG3544 linkage group LG04, MPM_Stown_v2.3, whole genome shotgun sequence genome and encodes:
- the THAP12 gene encoding 52 kDa repressor of the inhibitor of the protein kinase; translated protein: MPNFCAAPNCTRKSTQSDLAFFRFPRDPTRCLRWVENCRRADLEDKTPDQLNKHYRLCAKHFESSMICRSSPYRTVLRDNAVPTIFDLTSHLNNPHSRHRKRIKELSEEEIRSLKQQKTDEPYEQEKANPESGDNELQNPASEEGGDEPVRDNVPLTQEERENKDYLKSLFEILILMGKQNIPLDGHGADEVPEGIFTPDNVQALLDFRINSGDEVLRKRFETTAVNLSYCSQSQQKQMLEICESCVREETLREVRESHFFSIVTEEVVDLAGEDHLPVLVRFVDDSHNLREEFIGFVPYQADPDVLAVKLHTTIIEQWGLNMEYCRGQAYIVSSGFASKMKTVATRILEKYPYAVYTLSSSCALNIWLAKSVPVLGISIALGTIEEVCSFFHQSQVLADLDNVISILFQNSEERGKELKDVVRSHWTGRHDTFEIIVDLMQAVVLCLDGINESSSRWNTLIAGRAHILSSVLADFDFVVTVVIIKNILSFTRAFGKNLQGQTSDVFFAASSLTAVLHSLNEVMENIEVYHEFWFEEATNLAAKLDLPVKLPGKFCRAQQGSLDSEVSAWIPDLLTPPPSRTRGTLSAPTGWCRSGDQPVIRTWRGE